One window of the Rhipicephalus sanguineus isolate Rsan-2018 chromosome 4, BIME_Rsan_1.4, whole genome shotgun sequence genome contains the following:
- the LOC119390543 gene encoding THAP domain-containing protein 6, giving the protein MKCCVLRCKSVTSFRPKPLTFHRFPKDPDLRRKWISAVCRDPSWAPSKYSSVCSEHFGARDFMTGIKAIGRLKPKAVPSLSVNHDSVNEIAAKECAMGTDSMDVAQSEERACGTSTDTETCSLEPETDPHIFVGPM; this is encoded by the exons ATGAAGTGTTGTGTGTTGAGGTGCAAGAGCGTGACAAGTTTTCGACCGAAGCCGTTGACGTTCCACAG GTTTCCGAAGGATCCCGACTTGAGGCGGAAATGGATTTCGGCTGTCTGTCGCGACCCATCGTGGGCACCATCGAAGTACAGTTCTGTTTGTAGCGAACACTTCGGTGCCCGCGATTTCATGACCGGAATCAAGGCGATTGGTCGGCTAAAACCAAAGGCCGTTCCGTCACTTAGTGTCAACCACGATAGTGTCAACGAG ATAGCTGCCAAGGAATGTGCCATGGGAACTGACAGTATGGACGTGGCTCAATCGGAAGAACGTGCA TGTGGTACATCAACTGACACTGAAACATGCTCGTTGGAACCTGAGACAGATCCT CACATATTTGTAGGCCCCATGTGA
- the LOC119390542 gene encoding TATA box-binding protein-associated factor RNA polymerase I subunit B-like: MVVCASCGGEDFDEVSGLYYCSECNTQSQDVRVEQVDDEGAAPPPHVGRASPRRSRKEMGDAPQEIKRPYPTNELFNAILVRQVDALISLGASPELRGVVCRLWMDYLVRLEAVSRVEDDERTPRIGAANRWSDLRTVEELLGASESSERKRKKLQKALFGSGVRTRLTPRSSRRRKRLKNRCDVARAPNLDSDCEFESELPATASEGEQASDDDMEDFRSTAAKEYLERVVSRGVDLHDKKIGRENEVTVVTLQRLLCVLYLGVLITGDPILLTDILRWARDGHLPYLHVLKILPEDAKLWGQQWRTFVRLSVPTIDDLAAQAAHLAHFLDVRSELRQPPLLPIVMRLVADLNLPLEFVNVCEQVLLTHPNMVPSWDAPPKRAARSVPLFSPVCEVRAAAVLLLALKLTFGLNGSREVKLSRAVEELASRHPEANVFVWSRWERNLRSRLLLLRSSCYTFEPEDLDDVRDVGVLFRHPDSAPADRCMVTKALREGMQRSFREMHGRELVFQRVPATSFAVTPAIRFFCERTAVSSGLRAVLEESFLHQDVTYLTRATDGVTSVGGWAELCQREPEFVAVLGDGCDQYWTVALKRVYDLKYSNVVQHSLPKTFLFLLEFMAAITHCPPKELYRDLLRIEALFLR, encoded by the coding sequence ATGGTTGTATGCGCGTCCTGTGGAGGCGAGGACTTCGACGAAGTTTCGGGCCTCTACTACTGTTCGGAGTGCAACACCCAGAGCCAAGATGTGCGCGTGGAACAAGTGGACGACGAAGGTGCCGCACCACCTCCGCACGTCGGCCGGGCCTCTCCGCGGCGGTCGCGCAAGGAGATGGGCGACGCGCCTCAGGAAATAAAGCGACCCTACCCGACCAACGAACTGTTTAACGCGATCCTCGTGCGCCAAGTCGACGCGCTCATATCGCTCGGCGCTTCTCCCGAGCTGCGCGGCGTCGTGTGTCGACTGTGGATGGACTACCTCGTCAGGCTTGAAGCCGTAAGTCGCGTCGAGGACGATGAGCGAACGCCCCGCATCGGCGCCGCTAACCGCTGGAGTGACTTGCGAACCGTCGAAGAGCTGCTCGGGGCGTCCGAATCGAGCGAACGCAAGCGAAAGAAACTGCAGAAGGCGCTGTTCGGGTCGGGCGTGAGGACGCGACTCACGCCGCGGTCGTCTCGCCGTCGCAAGCGGCTCAAGAACCGATGCGATGTCGCTAGAGCGCCCAATCTCGACTCGGACTGCGAGTTCGAAAGTGAGCTCCCCGCCACAGCTTCGGAAGGGGAACAGGCTTCCGACGACGACATGGAGGACTTCAGGTCGACTGCTGCTAAAGAGTATCTCGAGCGCGTGGTGAGCCGCGGAGTCGACTTGCACGACAAAAAAATCGGCCGGGAAAACGAAGTCACCGTGGTGACGCTCCAACGGCTGTTGTGCGTCCTCTACTTGGGCGTCTTGATCACGGGAGATCCTATCTTACTGACCGATATACTGAGGTGGGCTCGAGACGGCCACCTGCCCTACCTGCACGTCTTGAAGATCCTTCCAGAGGACGCCAAGCTGTGGGGCCAACAGTGGCGGACCTTCGTGCGACTCTCAGTGCCCACGATTGACGATCTCGCAGCGCAGGCGGCCCACTTGGCTCACTTCCTCGACGTGCGGAGTGAACTGAGGCAGCCGCCGCTCCTGCCCATCGTCATGCGTCTGGTGGCGGACCTCAACCTCCCTCTGGAGTTTGTGAACGTCTGCGAGCAAGTTCTCCTCACGCATCCCAACATGGTGCCTAGCTGGGACGCACCCCCCAAGAGAGCGGCACGCTCCGTGCCCCTTTTCTCACCGGTGTGTGAAGTCAGAGCCGCGGCTGTCCTGTTGCTGGCGCTGAAGCTCACCTTTGGGCTGAACGGCAGCAGAGAGGTAAAGTTGTCCCGAGCCGTCGAAGAACTGGCTAGCCGTCATCCCGAAGCGAATGTGTTTGTGTGGTCCCGCTGGGAGAGAAATCTGCGGTCCAGGCTTCTTTTGCTGCGTTCTAGCTGCTACACCTTTGAGCCCGAGGATCTCGATGACGTAAGAGATGTGGGTGTCCTGTTTCGGCATCCCGACAGTGCTCCAGCTGACCGCTGCATGGTGACAAAGGCGCTCAGGGAGGGAATGCAAAGGTCGTTTCGAGAGATGCATGGGAGGGAACTTGTCTTTCAACGAGTGCCAGCGACCAGCTTTGCTGTCACGCCAGCCATACGTTTCTTCTGCGAAAGGACTGCGGTTTCGTCAGGCTTGAGGGCAGTGCTGGAAGAATCGTTTCTTCACCAGGACGTGACGTATCTCACGCGTGCCACTGACGGTGTCACATCTGTTGGAGGGTGGGCCGAGTTGTGTCAAAGAGAGCCCGAGTTCGTAGCCGTTCTCGGGGACGGCTGTGACCAGTACTGGACGGTCGCTTTGAAGAGAGTGTACGACTTGAAGTATTCTAATGTCGTGCAGCACTCACTTCCTAAAACTTTCCTATTTCTGTTGGAGTTTATGGCAGCCATTACACATTGCCCACCGAAAGAACTGTACAGGGACCTATTGCGCATTGAAGCGCTGTTTCTCAGGTAG